In Yamadazyma tenuis chromosome 7, complete sequence, the sequence ctttgagCGGAACCTATTTTTCTCTTAAACACAAGTCTCTGATGATGTAGTGTGCATACAATCCCCGCTCTCAGTATCACTCATTCAAAATTCAGAAGcaaagtcaaagtcaaagtccAAGACCCTCCCAATACTATAATTCTATACGCATCTAAATGTCTTCGTCACCTGAACAAAAGTCGGGAGCGTCTAGAAAAAGACAGACAAAGGCTTCCATTTTGTCAGATGAACAGAAAAAGGTACGTTTTCACTCCACATATCAGTCCTTTCTTCCCGCAGTTGTGGGGTTATCTTCCAGCAATTACTAACTAAATTATATTATAGGCCCACCACATCGCATCTGAACAAAGGAGAAGAGAGAACATTCGAGCCGAGTTTGACAAGATAGTCTCGTTGACGCCAACATTGACAGATACTGAAAATCGGTCTGAATTGAATATTTTGACTAAATCCGCAGACTATATTGACCAGCTAAAGAACGAAAATGAACGGTTGATACAGATGTGTAACGAGCACGGGATTCAAATTCCCCACGATTTGGTGTACACTGGACCCGAAGATATCAACGATCTCGATCAGTTGaacgaagagttgaagaagaatagGTGAGGTATTTAGTGTGTATTATATGTTACAATTATTAACCGGAATCTTCATCAGTTATGTGTTTTAATATTTTCGTACTTATCTCTTCACTATGACCGAAACAGCATATTTGTAATTCCTCATTTGGAAGTTCATCACTTGAGACACAGGCATGAATTCCCCAAAGTTGTCGAGTTTCTTAAAATCCTCCCCACTGCAATAGACTCTTATAAAACCATTTAAGTCGTTCAttaacttgttcaagtctGTTGCAGAGTCAGTGAAAATCAGCACACTCACGCTGTCTTTTAACTGGGTTAATATAAGGTCTGGAAACGTCTCTTTGATCCAAATTATAAGATCATTATGGTCTGTCTTTTCAATCTCCTCGTCCTCTTCAAgtaaatcttcaacactcTTGAAGGTTTCACCTCCAAACTCAATGCTTGCATTTCTTGGAAGTCGGCTAACGTTCAAAATGATTAATTTTTCAAGTAGACTCTGGTGAGAGTCAGTTTGGCAATAAGTGTGCCAAATCTGCTTAAGGCTATCAAGATTTAACTCATGGGTTACGAAACATAGGATGGTGGAAATTTCTTGAACGTTAATCAAGGCTCGGATTCGATCAAAATGTTGTATTGTTAGCGCAATGGTCTCATTTCCCGACGATAACAATTCCatacttgaaggaattaAGGGGATTTGTCCtgaaatggttgcaaaattgaAATCCTTctgttcttcaactctgGCTTGTGAGTAAGGGCCGATGTTTTGAGGAGCCCAATAAGACCTTGATCGGATATGAATCCctttt encodes:
- a CDS encoding uncharacterized protein (EggNog:ENOG503P7UM; COG:K), with translation MSSSPEQKSGASRKRQTKASILSDEQKKAHHIASEQRRRENIRAEFDKIVSLTPTLTDTENRSELNILTKSADYIDQLKNENERLIQMCNEHGIQIPHDLVYTGPEDINDLDQLNEELKKNR